A genomic segment from Methanoplanus limicola DSM 2279 encodes:
- a CDS encoding helix-turn-helix domain-containing protein, with protein sequence MDEILIFGTLVKELRNQRDLSQEKLAAKTGLDRTFISLIENGKRNPTLLTLLKISGAFGLAPSELMLEFEKRLVEAEEKTPENTPGGKV encoded by the coding sequence ATGGATGAAATTCTGATTTTCGGAACTCTTGTAAAGGAGCTTAGAAATCAAAGGGATCTTTCACAGGAAAAACTTGCAGCTAAAACAGGACTTGACAGGACATTCATAAGTCTTATAGAAAACGGGAAACGAAATCCGACTCTTCTTACACTTCTGAAAATTTCCGGAGCCTTTGGTCTTGCACCATCTGAGCTGATGCTTGAGTTTGAGAAGAGACTCGTAGAGGCAGAAGAGAAAACGCCGGAAAACACTCCCGGGGGGAAGGTTTGA
- a CDS encoding type II toxin-antitoxin system HicB family antitoxin — MKLEIVLEEEEDGTYSVHCPALKGCHSQGSTKEEALQNIHEAIDLYLEVANDKARKLINQPKTTVVDIAV, encoded by the coding sequence GTGAAACTCGAAATCGTTCTTGAAGAAGAAGAAGATGGCACATATTCCGTTCATTGTCCTGCCCTGAAGGGATGTCATTCACAGGGAAGCACAAAGGAAGAAGCACTGCAAAATATCCACGAAGCAATTGATCTTTATCTTGAAGTAGCAAATGATAAAGCCAGAAAACTGATTAACCAGCCAAAGACCACTGTCGTTGATATTGCCGTATGA
- a CDS encoding type II toxin-antitoxin system HicA family toxin — MTNKRLLPVSAKDMIKVFSKIGYQIERQRGSHVVMSKGEEILIIPNHNPVSKGTERELIKDAGLTVEEFNNLLKKH, encoded by the coding sequence ATGACAAACAAACGTCTTCTTCCTGTTTCTGCAAAGGATATGATTAAAGTATTCTCCAAAATAGGGTATCAGATTGAGAGACAGAGAGGGAGCCACGTAGTTATGTCTAAAGGAGAAGAAATCCTGATTATTCCAAATCACAATCCGGTCTCAAAAGGTACTGAAAGAGAACTCATAAAAGATGCCGGCCTTACTGTTGAGGAATTTAATAATCTTCTAAAAAAGCATTAA
- a CDS encoding type II toxin-antitoxin system VapC family toxin — protein sequence MFILDSTFLIDLIRSQNNVKHKRAENLLKEMIEEKKNFSTTFVNVYELYKGAYRTNDIEGSLYRINEVLNDIDIIENSEKYYTVYGRISAELEKKGTPIGKFDELVAAIVLYNSAKLITNNSKDFEKILPPSDIINH from the coding sequence ATGTTCATTCTTGACAGTACTTTTTTGATAGACTTAATAAGAAGTCAGAATAACGTTAAGCATAAAAGAGCTGAAAATTTACTCAAAGAGATGATTGAGGAGAAAAAGAACTTTAGCACAACTTTTGTTAATGTTTATGAACTTTATAAAGGAGCTTACAGAACAAACGATATTGAGGGATCGCTTTACAGAATAAACGAAGTTCTAAATGATATTGATATTATAGAAAATTCTGAAAAATATTACACAGTTTATGGGAGAATATCGGCAGAACTTGAGAAGAAGGGAACGCCTATTGGTAAATTCGATGAACTTGTTGCTGCAATTGTATTATATAATAGTGCAAAGCTCATTACAAACAATAGTAAAGATTTTGAAAAAATTCTCCCACCTTCAGATATAATAAACCATTAA
- a CDS encoding antitoxin VapB family protein, with protein sequence MSKTLSISDEAYDRLINWKKSDDESLSSVILRAIPKIRTPEELDELLSRIGSLSDEDADIMTKAVEEE encoded by the coding sequence ATGTCAAAGACGCTGAGCATCTCAGATGAAGCATATGATCGCCTTATTAACTGGAAAAAGAGTGATGATGAGAGTTTATCAAGTGTGATTTTAAGGGCCATTCCAAAAATCAGAACTCCGGAAGAATTAGATGAGTTACTCTCCCGGATAGGTTCTCTTTCGGATGAAGACGCTGATATAATGACAAAAGCTGTTGAAGAGGAATGA
- a CDS encoding type II toxin-antitoxin system HicA family toxin — MTIPNHNEVSRGTLRAIIRKAGLTPDEFIELL; from the coding sequence CTGACAATCCCAAACCATAACGAAGTTTCGCGTGGAACATTAAGAGCGATTATAAGAAAAGCCGGTTTAACTCCGGATGAATTTATAGAACTGCTCTGA
- a CDS encoding transposase, protein MGKRIKNPKSPIVGGKRKASTNYFVGYLTFSVVNMDKHLILQVIPLFRDSTNLTAIKNCVDLIYGYGFKIKSLMLDREFYSAEIFSYLKESEIPHIVPVKKNSDELKRQLKGKKSKSFEYVINAKSKNKLKCKVKIVDRVIYMKGKKGKKGALHRAFVVYKINTSPKSISERYRHRFAIESTYVINNKFKVRTSTKDHVVRFFYYLIACIIQNFWVLTKWKRFAKIQRGPKVIDRDKFPLNHYLAIIFEESMTHFRILRIDEIAIS, encoded by the coding sequence ATGGGAAAAAGGATAAAAAATCCTAAATCTCCAATTGTAGGTGGAAAAAGAAAGGCATCGACAAATTATTTTGTTGGATACCTGACATTCTCGGTTGTAAATATGGATAAGCACCTTATACTTCAGGTTATTCCTTTGTTTAGAGATTCCACTAACCTCACCGCAATAAAGAATTGTGTTGATTTAATTTATGGATATGGATTCAAGATCAAATCTCTGATGCTTGACCGTGAGTTTTACTCTGCTGAAATCTTCAGTTACCTTAAGGAATCTGAAATTCCTCACATAGTGCCTGTTAAGAAGAACAGTGATGAACTCAAAAGGCAGCTGAAGGGAAAGAAATCAAAATCATTTGAATATGTTATAAACGCCAAATCGAAGAATAAGCTAAAATGTAAGGTGAAAATTGTTGATCGTGTCATTTACATGAAAGGTAAAAAGGGTAAAAAAGGTGCTCTTCATCGTGCTTTTGTTGTGTACAAAATTAATACTTCCCCAAAATCAATTAGTGAGCGATACAGGCATAGATTTGCCATTGAATCAACATATGTCATTAATAATAAATTCAAAGTAAGAACATCCACCAAAGATCATGTGGTGAGATTTTTTTATTATCTAATTGCATGCATAATTCAGAATTTTTGGGTTTTAACAAAATGGAAGCGATTTGCAAAGATTCAGAGAGGACCAAAAGTAATAGACAGGGACAAATTCCCCTTAAATCATTATCTTGCCATCATATTTGAAGAAAGTATGACTCATTTTCGTATATTAAGGATTGATGAAATTGCTATAAGCTGA
- a CDS encoding type II toxin-antitoxin system HicB family antitoxin translates to MAGLLRQFSSLPGCISQGKTEEEAKENIKGAIEFHLKSLAEEGIPFYPANGMSDTFVAVNV, encoded by the coding sequence ATGGCTGGTTTACTGCGACAGTTTTCGTCCCTGCCCGGATGTATCTCACAGGGAAAAACAGAAGAAGAGGCAAAGGAGAATATAAAAGGAGCTATAGAATTTCATCTTAAATCTCTTGCAGAAGAAGGAATTCCATTTTATCCCGCAAACGGGATGAGTGATACTTTTGTTGCAGTAAATGTATGA
- a CDS encoding winged helix-turn-helix transcriptional regulator codes for MISLINSNPHISINEIAEETGISYHGIEWWIWKLKKRKPD; via the coding sequence ATTATTTCACTTATTAACAGTAACCCTCATATCAGTATTAATGAAATTGCCGAAGAGACAGGTATTTCGTATCATGGGATTGAATGGTGGATTTGGAAATTAAAAAAAAGAAAGCCGGATTAA
- a CDS encoding ATP-binding protein, which translates to MMIRPFFRNNGRLPEGWAVERLTLNHQSQLYNPDIANAFFRAGMIEAWGRGIRRIMSSCQENNNPAPVFRYEYIGLWVEFSYRQSGVSIKKTTGKYYFTY; encoded by the coding sequence ATGATGATAAGACCCTTTTTCCGGAATAATGGTCGTCTTCCGGAAGGTTGGGCTGTAGAAAGGCTGACTTTAAATCACCAGTCTCAGCTCTATAATCCGGACATAGCAAATGCATTTTTCAGAGCAGGTATGATTGAAGCATGGGGCCGTGGTATCAGACGGATAATGAGTTCATGCCAGGAAAACAATAATCCGGCGCCTGTATTTCGATATGAATATATTGGACTTTGGGTTGAATTTTCATACCGTCAGTCAGGTGTAAGTATCAAAAAAACTACGGGAAAATATTATTTCACTTATTAA
- a CDS encoding transglutaminase-like domain-containing protein, with product MLVFFSGCTGNSQETSVTAPDNLTDYKSLAESAYQLGNEDYMAGNYYSAAENYDEACKYYDKAGLFVNASEAERRSFASVRCFYEYPLNETEAEDALREKVPGITDEEIDSWLSGHAQKQVSDGNTLYFADTASNYLFENYELLQRINDPEEFDYFARYLTEDDVQGSGSPYLSPVNYSGSEKFVILGDVFTAGGTVNIWFPLPVETDSQRDVRVENLSYSEYIKAGPVTDGQIGYVYYEIPAEEIEGDLVITADIGFRSYKQEFDVDPAKVLPYDKQSPEYLLYTKSGRNIEITDEIKSKAEEIVGDETNPYLQAIMIYDYIIQTYPYSHVPHLFLDTAKPKVSESSYMFKTGRGDCGTQSMLFSAMCRSLGIPARATGGYQMLLKETPGTHFWAEYYIEGYGWIPCDLTVADVADWYDISDERRAEFKEYYGHNLDSARYVIQKDVDAGMIPEIPDDAVAVRLVRQAPAVIYDGYDLDADGATEFLADLRAC from the coding sequence TTGCTGGTATTTTTTTCGGGCTGCACCGGGAACAGTCAGGAGACATCCGTAACGGCTCCGGATAATCTGACGGATTATAAGAGTCTGGCAGAATCTGCTTATCAGTTGGGGAATGAAGATTATATGGCCGGAAATTATTATTCGGCAGCAGAAAATTATGATGAGGCCTGTAAGTATTATGATAAAGCAGGCCTTTTTGTGAATGCGTCAGAGGCTGAGAGGAGAAGTTTTGCCTCTGTCAGATGCTTTTATGAATATCCGCTCAATGAGACAGAGGCAGAGGATGCTTTAAGGGAGAAAGTTCCGGGGATTACTGATGAGGAGATAGATTCCTGGCTCTCCGGTCATGCACAGAAGCAGGTTTCTGACGGAAATACTCTGTACTTTGCCGATACGGCATCAAATTATCTTTTTGAGAATTATGAGCTGCTCCAAAGAATCAATGACCCTGAAGAGTTTGACTATTTTGCCCGTTATCTCACAGAAGATGATGTGCAGGGGTCCGGTTCACCGTATTTAAGCCCGGTAAATTACAGCGGCTCTGAAAAATTTGTGATCTTAGGGGATGTATTTACAGCCGGAGGGACGGTAAATATCTGGTTCCCCCTTCCTGTAGAGACAGACTCACAGAGGGATGTCCGGGTTGAGAACCTCTCATATAGTGAGTATATTAAAGCAGGGCCTGTTACAGACGGGCAGATTGGGTATGTATATTATGAAATTCCGGCAGAAGAGATAGAAGGTGATCTGGTAATTACGGCTGATATCGGGTTTAGGTCATACAAACAGGAGTTTGATGTCGATCCTGCAAAGGTACTGCCTTACGATAAGCAAAGTCCTGAATATCTCCTTTACACAAAATCCGGAAGAAATATAGAGATTACTGATGAGATTAAATCAAAGGCAGAGGAAATTGTCGGCGATGAAACAAATCCATATCTTCAGGCTATAATGATTTATGACTATATCATTCAGACTTATCCTTACAGCCATGTCCCGCATCTTTTCCTTGATACGGCTAAGCCCAAAGTTTCGGAATCATCGTATATGTTTAAAACCGGACGGGGGGACTGTGGTACACAGAGCATGCTCTTTTCAGCTATGTGCAGATCGCTTGGTATTCCTGCCCGTGCAACCGGTGGATATCAGATGCTGCTTAAAGAAACACCGGGGACTCATTTCTGGGCTGAATATTATATCGAAGGGTATGGCTGGATTCCCTGCGATCTGACAGTTGCGGATGTAGCGGACTGGTATGATATAAGTGATGAGAGGAGAGCGGAGTTTAAGGAATATTATGGTCATAATCTTGACAGTGCCAGGTATGTCATCCAGAAGGATGTCGATGCGGGAATGATTCCCGAAATTCCGGATGATGCCGTAGCTGTAAGGCTGGTGAGGCAGGCTCCGGCAGTAATCTATGACGGATATGATTTGGATGCTGATGGAGCAACTGAATTTTTAGCTGATCTGAGGGCCTGCTGA
- a CDS encoding PAS domain S-box protein yields the protein MKRSRSINSPIRILILDDGSIIKKDEEASIPDRIFSFTTCKNREEALKILAEKEFDAIISEIKTPSYDGLTLLKKIRAENIKIPVIFFTENKNPEILAEAINSGASGYYIKRSPHQEITEEILEKVIESAGKTRYTESNISLISAVLDAVPGGIIASDTITKKFVFANEAICRTLGYSRDEILRLSLADIHPAWDMERVSGLFMDMTSGKADFAREVPVQRKDGTIFYADIRGSEIELNGRKTAIALFSDVTERTEAEKALDRKKEELDTSEEKIIQQLHQLSDAQEMFRESEGQFKHVIENIPISLSIVTLEGDVVYANPKAHELFGLNPDGSNYRGGAPVVWKEPSGRKLWLDGIRKNGVISGLQADFTTFSGEEKTLLLSGMKINYKNQPCVLSVHQDITDRILAEKALKETTDAFRTYIDNSYDAVLIHDTEGRIVDVNKKMLAMYGVTYEEALNHTIRDYSAPNKNMDDVRKIWRDVMAGNNRIFFWQARRPHDGSLFNVEVFLTRIELDNRTFVLANVRDITERKKAEKALYLANRKLKLLSSVTRHDILNQIMVFFGNLEFAIEDCTDENITEYLRKMKKAVMSIQHQIEFTKEYDDLGSKAPVWFSPGSLTFKDTNGIIPVKNEILDVEIFADPMIDLAFNNLYDNAVRHAEGATGIRITGRPDNEDYIIIFEDDGCGILDEMKEKIFERNVGKNTGLGLFLIREILSITGITIRENGNLKEGARFEMRLPKGVWRMRGDSHS from the coding sequence GTGAAAAGATCCCGGAGTATAAACTCACCCATCCGTATTCTCATCCTGGATGACGGATCCATAATAAAAAAAGATGAGGAGGCGTCAATACCGGATAGGATTTTTTCATTCACCACCTGCAAAAACAGAGAAGAGGCCCTTAAAATCCTGGCAGAGAAAGAATTCGATGCCATAATTTCGGAGATAAAAACTCCTTCATATGACGGCCTCACACTACTTAAAAAAATCCGGGCAGAAAACATCAAAATTCCGGTAATCTTTTTTACGGAGAACAAAAACCCTGAAATCCTGGCAGAGGCCATAAATTCCGGAGCATCCGGATATTATATTAAGAGATCCCCTCACCAGGAGATAACAGAGGAAATCCTCGAAAAGGTCATTGAATCCGCCGGAAAAACCAGATATACAGAGAGCAATATAAGCCTTATAAGTGCCGTTCTCGATGCAGTTCCGGGCGGGATTATTGCCTCAGATACGATAACAAAAAAGTTTGTCTTTGCAAATGAGGCCATATGCCGGACTCTTGGATACAGCAGAGATGAAATCCTGAGGCTCTCCCTTGCAGACATCCATCCTGCATGGGATATGGAGAGAGTATCAGGCCTTTTCATGGACATGACCTCCGGAAAGGCCGATTTTGCCCGTGAAGTTCCTGTACAGAGAAAAGACGGCACAATATTTTACGCCGACATAAGAGGTTCAGAGATTGAACTTAACGGAAGGAAGACTGCAATAGCACTTTTCTCAGACGTTACCGAAAGAACAGAAGCAGAAAAGGCACTTGACCGGAAAAAAGAGGAGCTTGACACCTCAGAAGAGAAGATTATACAGCAGCTGCACCAGTTATCAGATGCACAGGAGATGTTTCGGGAGAGCGAGGGGCAGTTTAAGCATGTGATTGAAAATATCCCCATATCACTCTCCATCGTAACTCTGGAAGGTGACGTAGTCTATGCAAACCCAAAAGCTCATGAACTCTTCGGGTTAAATCCGGACGGGAGCAATTACAGGGGAGGTGCTCCGGTTGTCTGGAAAGAACCCTCCGGGCGTAAACTATGGCTGGACGGGATCAGGAAAAACGGAGTTATATCGGGCCTCCAGGCCGATTTTACAACTTTTTCCGGTGAGGAAAAAACCCTCCTGCTCTCCGGAATGAAGATAAATTACAAAAACCAGCCCTGCGTCCTCTCCGTTCATCAGGACATCACTGACCGGATTTTGGCAGAAAAGGCACTTAAGGAAACAACAGACGCATTCAGAACTTATATTGACAATTCATATGATGCAGTGCTCATACATGACACTGAAGGCAGAATTGTAGATGTTAATAAAAAAATGCTTGCCATGTATGGTGTAACCTACGAAGAGGCTCTTAATCATACAATACGGGATTATTCAGCACCAAATAAAAATATGGATGATGTCCGGAAGATCTGGAGAGATGTCATGGCCGGAAATAACCGCATATTCTTCTGGCAGGCAAGAAGACCGCATGACGGCTCTTTATTTAATGTAGAGGTCTTCCTCACAAGAATTGAGCTTGATAACCGGACATTTGTCCTCGCAAATGTAAGGGATATTACTGAGAGAAAGAAAGCTGAAAAGGCACTTTACCTTGCCAACCGCAAGCTGAAACTGCTCTCATCTGTCACAAGGCATGACATCTTAAATCAGATTATGGTCTTCTTTGGAAACCTTGAATTCGCCATAGAAGACTGCACTGATGAAAATATTACAGAATATCTCAGGAAGATGAAAAAGGCAGTAATGTCAATTCAGCACCAGATAGAATTCACAAAGGAGTATGACGACTTAGGATCAAAAGCACCTGTGTGGTTTTCGCCCGGAAGTCTTACCTTTAAGGACACAAACGGCATAATTCCGGTGAAAAACGAAATATTGGATGTTGAAATATTTGCAGACCCTATGATTGACCTTGCATTCAATAACCTCTATGACAATGCAGTCAGACATGCAGAAGGTGCAACGGGGATCAGAATTACCGGCAGACCTGATAACGAGGATTATATAATAATATTTGAAGATGACGGGTGCGGAATTTTAGATGAGATGAAAGAGAAGATCTTTGAGCGTAATGTCGGGAAAAATACCGGACTTGGACTATTTCTGATCAGGGAAATTCTGTCAATTACAGGAATTACCATCCGGGAAAACGGGAACTTAAAGGAAGGGGCAAGGTTTGAGATGAGGCTGCCAAAAGGGGTCTGGAGAATGCGGGGAGATTCTCATTCCTGA